The Porites lutea chromosome 7, jaPorLute2.1, whole genome shotgun sequence genome includes the window ACTGGCTATGGCCCTTTCACGGGGGGAGTTTTTAATAAGTTTTAAACTGTAGCTTTTACCTTTCCAACCCTCTTTACCCTAAAAGTGTGATGTACACAAGTGTTatggaaatagaaaaaagaatgaAGCTTAAGTTCATTGGAATTCATGCAGCTGCACCGGTTGCacagggaaaaaaagaagacattttagcggagctccacccgcgcgcaaAGCGCACGCGCGtaggcggagccccatagctaagtaaatctacccatctcggaaaatttggtaatcacgtgaccgtacaccgcacgtccgtccgtaccacagggcaaccaatgtttactctcacactgtCTGGCTAGtgtgggagcccaggagaaaactgaCTTTACGTCAATGTTGttattaattgacagctgtcaaaacagggtatccgctgaccagtatcacctgaacGTATCGCAGGCTCAGTTTCGACCCATTGAGGTCGcgaattttttgaagttatccgctgacaagttacttgttttcaaatgatcgcaagTTTAAgttgatttgttttaaaattcaaatgaaatatgttgtgtttgtGTCACTATGGCCTCacactattaagattttggtttcaaactgacctcggacgcgaaaattcagccagttatttaaaattacAGGCGTGggagaccttttcttaccatggttaCGCTCTATGTCTCATTTTTATGCACTGATTGGTCACAATTTGATAGGTGAGTTCAtgtttatgcagcatcttgaaacttgtttactttgacagctgaagctgacagagttttgtgtcaacttgtgatgtttttagctgttttttctactggatgtacaaaatgagcTACAGCTGTtttcaagagtcttctgttattcatggctggtttgttttttgggttttggttgagaaatgcgtcgcttgtcaaagttggaaatccgatttcgggtggcatcgttttcgtttttcaccttgcttgatgcgtaatcTTGAGTGTTCAAAATCAATCGaatctggccttacttgatagctttcaggagctgcatctcgaatgataagcctgagtaattattgtactGATATGTCTGTCtcttttatatctaatttcatgaagtcgtgCACATTTTATGCGGTTATGTCAGGCAGAAGAAAAATACCAGCTAAACTCAACTTCATAATGGCCTCCTGCTCTTTCATAGGATAACGGAGTGGACTTGTCGGACCCCCTGTGAGTTCACTGAAAGCGAAAACGAAAATTGCAGTGAATTTTCAAACACCGCAGGTATACAGTATATTTTAAAAGTCTCAGTCAAGGGACTGAGAAAATGTCAACcgatttttcaatctttttagtACGTTTTCAAATTGACGCGAATAAAAccaatttgttttaaattgatcATTTTGGTGAGTACTCATTAACAACTTTTAGGTCTCTTTGCAGTGTCTAATGCTCCAAAAAAACAACGATTAAAAGTTCTATATGGCCCTTTAATACTAGACGGGCAAGCATCTAGTAGCTCTGGTTGCAATTGGCATCTTATTTTTCATACCTATGCAACAGCATTGAAGTAAAGTGCGATGATTGACATTGAGGTAAAGTTCGTACATGTAAGACATTGCGGAGAAACCCTCTTCGAATTCAGTATTGCATAGTTGAGGCTCGATTGGCTGCAATGTAAGCTTAAACTTGTTTAGTGCTCGCAATTTTTTCTACttaaacgaaaacaaaacaaggaaggCAAACCCTTGAAGAAGAACATGTGTTTGAATTTAAGAAATATAATGACCAATTTAGGTACCCCTTATTTTTAGGCTCCTATGGAATACTTACCCACTAGTAAGCCTCCAATGCTAGTGAGATAGAAGGGTTGACCCTGTTGCCTTTGTACAGCTAGATAATGATCACATTTAGGGCCTATTTTGGTTACTTTTAGGGGGCGGAGCCATCATATTTGGTATAATGATGGCTCATATTAATTATCCATAACCTTATCTGCTCTAAACTGTGCACTGTGCACTATCTGCTCTAAGTGCACTTTGTCCTTTCACCTGATACTTGGCGGTTCTTGTGAAGAGGCAATTGCAATACAGCAAAGAATGCTGATACTGATCAATTCAGGTTTTTGGGAAGTTTCcaacctaccccttccctaaccctaatattttgccctaagtgagaagtaagcgTTAACGTTGAGTTAGGGTAGGCATAGGTGAGCAGTTTTCCAGAAGGCCTAACTTGGTTAGTGGTCAGTGAATGAGTTGGCCTCACGGTTTTGTATGCTGAAGTAAACAAGACTGATGTAAATTATATCTATAAAATGTATGATAAGAATGTATCGCTATACTATAATACAagcactaaaaataaatttacaagAGTGGCATCGCTTATTGTCAAATAGTTTTAACCcttcccaagagtgaccaacgtcaattttctcctaaaaatttcAGTAAATAGTCAGGTGGAATGGTTATAAGAATTAATGTTATAATCACTGAAGAAAATATGCTttgattttttaacaaattctctcaaccatGTTTTCAAGAAATCTATGAACGCCATCCTGGAGAACTGGTATGTTGATCTTGGTTTTTAAAAGGTTCCAAAAAACTACTGCGTCTCTGACTGCAAAATCAAGGGAGGATATCACTTCTCCATTTTGTccttaaaatagaaataaataaatattaaacgtCACTGAATTTTTCAAACTATTGTGAAGTATTGGACCTCACGTTGTTTTATTCTCGGATGATAAAGCAAAGAGGAAACTAAAAGAATTTATAAAGAGAGTAAATATAAAAGGAAAGGGGATCATGAGAAGCTGGTTAGGAATAATGGTAGGAACTGGTGGACAAAATTAAAGGGGCACTTAAAGCCGACCCAATGTCAGTATTGCCAGAATTGTCTCCAATAGTTTTCCCTGTGCTTCATTGCTTAATTTGGAGCAGCCCTCTGTTCGGATTCCTGCAGCCCTCTGTTCGGATGCCTGAACGGAACTTGCTCCTCTCAaaagttttaggtggctttttcgtctcatcctaAACTATTACCCACCATGATGGGTTCAGTCGAAAATCCGAGGGCATGAAGTAGCAGTAAACTTTCGTCAGAAAATTCTTCTGAGGGGAAGAATTGTCTTTATACTGAAATTTTCCGACgacctttttaatttttaacaaaaatcgcAATATCTTAGGAAATTAATGTGAAAAACACAACCATTTTTCTCCAGATAATCACCGCCCCAACTTTGCGGAACTGAGTTTCAATAACCTGGTGATATTTTAATTTAGAAACAAAGCCAGTTATCCAAAGGTGTGAGTTTTACAGCTCGCAATACTGAAAGGAAAACATGTGCACGTGACTGTCGGCATTATTCCCTTCAACAGTATTGCAAAAAAATGTCGATCTTACTGCATTCTTTAGTTATTGTTACTGATTAATAAGTTATCATACACATTGTGGAGAacgttttttaaatttacagttACGTACAGTTATTTATAACAGCAACATACTGAAAAGAAAGCTCCTTTGAAACGACTCTTCATTTAGAATAAAGATGACGTGAACTGCGGAAATTCAAAGTTTAAATTatgatatgatcgtcgcagtggtcgTTGCAATTTCAGCAATCGCAAATTAACATGAAACTGaaatttcgggacttcaacgggattcgaacccacgttAAGATAAGTTAAGTTAGGTTAAGAATAAGCCTGCTCCCAATATATGGGTCTCCATAGCTCAGTTgagaaaagcgccggctttgaaaacccaaacaatggcggctgaatcgcgttttgccgCTAAAGCTGTTTTGTCTCGATACTTTTGACCAACTATTTGGATTTTACTAGACAATttttcctctcgccctcatggcctctgagtcaatagccaagTCGCCAAGTAAAtgtaagtcataaagggtgtgaAGCTCAAAAGGGTATGGCTTTTGCACTGATTCGGTCTGAAAGCGGTTATAGACTTTGGCCATTTTGGTCCGGAATCTGGTAGTCTCGTTTTCGaaggaactacgggagtgtatgaacgtatttttCGTCTCAATTCCCAAAATTCCTCcctggttttgttttcttttgcaaattaaAGATTTTGTTAGCTAAAcctcagaaagaaaaagaaaagatagaaagaaataaaaaggatTCTGGTCTCAGTAGTAAGAAGACTTCATCGCGCAAGTGGCCTTTCAGCTGGGGGATCAAATATTATCGggaacggcgaaatattttgaatgaataataatgtctTTTTGATACTGGCCCCAAAGGAATTTAGCACGTTTTGCTACCCCTCAGAGGCCTCCGGCTTACGAAAAACAATTGAGAGATTCTACGGGAAGCAAATCGTACAGATTCCCCTGGGCTTGTTAAAGGTACCTTTTATTCCCTGCGGCCACTCCCAGTTGGACTAATCACGTGATTGGACAAGTTATCTCAGAAATCTCAGAAACAACACTGAAATGTGGGAGCCTGGAAACACACCGAATATTCAGAATGCAAGTTTCAACTTCAAACGTATTGCCCCTTGACTAGCAGCAAGTTAAGAAATAAAGGAACGACTGAAGAAAACGCTTTGGTTTTGTCAAGAGAAATTTCTATtatgagactacatttgttttACATGTTTAGATGACTAAATCAGGAAAAACCAGAAACGATAAACAGTGGATATGGTACTTTTTTGTTGGACATATTCCAAAAACGTGAATCAAATTGCGCGCATGCCAAACTCAAAGCAAATGCCTAGTGTTTACGCGCGAAATAATCCACCAGAGTGTTACTTATAGGCACCGAACCACCACTGAGTGGTAGAGTCACCATTCATTGTACAAGTAAACTTGGGGTTTGTATTGTGGTAAAACCCAAAGTTATCCTCGCTGCTAACTGCGCCGACGGTGGGATCAAACTGGCAACCTTTTGTAGAACTGTCGATATGAGGAGTGTAAGTAGCAGCAACCTGCCAGAACTTGGCAGTCTTGTGAATTCCAATATGACCACGAATGTTGACAAGCTCGGTCTTAAGGCAAACACCAGCACCAAGGAAGGCAAAGATGTCGGCCTCCGCAAACTTTCCACGGACGTAATCTTTGTAGTTGTTGATGCCGTACTTGTCATAACTGCAGGTAGCTCGCCAGTGGGTGGATACGTGCCTCAGTGACTTCATTCTGTCCACTGTCAGCCGGTAAAGGAACCAGTTAGGGGAGTTTTCGTTCACAGGATCGTTGATTGACAAGGGAGTTATCCtgtcaatgaaaacaaaattgttcaaagttaaataacatttattattataattattattattattattattaaacgtCATCATCAGCCCGTTAGACATACAAATAGCCatgcatgttttttcttttttccttcccttttctttttttaatgcaattaTGTTTTTGCTTAAAGAAAAAGGCTGCGCAAGAGTAACCTCAGCCTATGGCCGGTTTTTTCCAATTCTCGTTTGAGGTGACACTGCGACGTCAGATAACCAcaaaggggggtggggggacaGAGGAGTGCAGTAACAGCGATTATCACacaattttacttttattttgctCATTTGAAAAGTACCTAAAGTTCCGGAATAGCTTGTTTTTGAAGTTCCAAGACGTGACAAGTGTCCAGGCCGCCCCAGGTTCTGTTTCCATGTCACAGAACACGGTGAATCCATTCCCTGCAGCATCGTAAATCTTGTAGTAGCCGCACTTGTCTGCACCATTCTTTAGATGGTCTACGCAAGATCGAGGTTTGGTCTTGTTTGCGTTTTCTTGGCACGGTTTTTCCTACCAATAACAAGGAAGTTGTTCGATTCAACTGTCTGTCTCTCTAACAGCTTCTAAAACCTGTCCTCTAGGTTCAGAACTCAGTCAATATTATTAGGCTATCTGATGTTTTTCTTACCAGATACCAAGATATTTTATATATCAACAGAGTTGCTATCAAAGACAGTCATTTCTTCATTAATGTCCCTGTCTTGACTTATTTTTTCCTCCCAAATCAAAGTAAAAGGAAGAAGGACCGCCTAATCGAAGGTTTTCTATCGGTCTGACAACCTCAATTGATTCAAAAGTGACCACAAGTTTGTCTGTTAAACTGGCTGCTTCCAATCTCATTTTCCTTTACGTGTTGTCGGATATTCATAGTCTATTCCTTTCTTGATCTCAGTGTCTGTAGGACACTTCTTTCGATCTGTCTGTCACTGCGCATTTTAGTAAGACACAAGCTAAGGAAAGTTCTAAATGGTTAGAGAGTCACTTATCTATCCATcagatctctctgagtgcctaTGGTGTCTATCTGTACGCCCCCCTGTCTGTCTGTCTCCGTACGTTTAGTGTGTCTGTGTGgtcttttatttcattgttcACTGTGTAATGAATTACGTCTCACCTTGCTGTGGGAAGTTTGTGCTGggtccatttgttttttaacggCTTCTTTAATATTGTAAGTCTTAGGGACATAAAgtagaaaaagttggaaaaatgtacTTTAGCGAGTCGTCTGGCTAAGGAGGCGTTATCACAAAGACAGAAGCTACCTATTAATAATAGAGTGGGCGGGAGACAAATGCAAGCTCAAGCTCTGGGTGTGTCCTTCTTTGTACTAGACTGCAACTTCTTTCcattcttcctttttcttttcttttgtttgaatctTATATCAAGTCGTGAACAAAAGCACATTGCAATTAAATTCATCAAAGCCTGATACGCCTAGGGGTCGGTAATTCGTATATGATTTTATACGCGATGACTAAGATGAGATGGTGAATTTTAAACCTGGTGAATACATATGAcaatgatgtttttttcaatCTGTGATACAGGCAGCCCTGAAGAGGGCTGGGTCGAGTACGGGGATGTTTCCTTCCAACCTGCTACCCTCAATTGCTCTCCTGACCCCCAGCCGAGCTTATAAGTAGGGTCAATCGGCTCCTGGCAGGCGCAGGGTATATTATGTCTGATACAAATCACCTAGGGATTTTTATTCGCCCAAAAATTGTATCTCAGGCCCCTGGGGGAAAAGCAGTCTTATCCCCATTTCTTCCTAAAAAAAGGAACTGGGTAACTGGATCATGTTTCCCACAAATTGTATGTTGTAAAattaataattgttaataaactgaaaaaagcaTCATTGTATTGTTTACCATTGCTCCTTGGCAAGTAATTAAAGTTtgtaaaatttgagacaataaTCTTACCTAGCATCAGGTTTGatatcatcctcggagacccaggggcagatagtggggaagagggaaagtctaaacgggcggaaaaatgtggcgcgaagaaaagtaaagaacagcgagaagagcccctggggcctggggggggggggggggtactgccatatatgggctatataggtatgtgctgctgtgaagggtatggttttcaagcagtttactctaggatagggtatataaatcagagcgtttgggtctagaatagggtgtcatttttcaggaaactgatcagttggttgaagattttatctagactaggtaaacagctactctaggatagggggatttggggagtttactcttatagggtagcaaaattcagctgaactagctctagtgtaggttaagggttccagggtcccagcggcacatccccacccagaaattcctaa containing:
- the LOC140944098 gene encoding uncharacterized protein; the protein is MDPAQTSHSKEKPCQENANKTKPRSCVDHLKNGADKCGYYKIYDAAGNGFTVFCDMETEPGAAWTLVTSWNFKNKLFRNFRITPLSINDPVNENSPNWFLYRLTVDRMKSLRHVSTHWRATCSYDKYGINNYKDYVRGKFAEADIFAFLGAGVCLKTELVNIRGHIGIHKTAKFWQVAATYTPHIDSSTKGCQFDPTVGAVSSEDNFGFYHNTNPKFTCTMNGDSTTQWWFGAYK